In Myxococcales bacterium, the following proteins share a genomic window:
- the mutY gene encoding A/G-specific adenine glycosylase has protein sequence MRRQLTAWFRANAREFPWRSEPTPYRVWVCEIMAQQTRLETVLPYFERFTTRFPDIAALAAASEDDVLALWSGLGYYSRARHLWRAARMLVDDFAGELPHDSAALQSLPGIGRYTAGAILSLAFRQSAPILDGNVSRVLARLFALETDIRSTETRHVLWRLAAELVPERNPHLFNEGLMELGALICTPTRPACGSCPLRRQCLALAQEKTEILPRRGKAAPARAVDLLVAAIFNRHGRVLLLRNESIGLFGGLWALPQIAANRRDSIRVDKQELSGFCRELLGASPAKWDRVGKAEHQLSHRRLIATVYRGRLDRMEPTLARPHRWIDPLKPPADLALAAFTRKLLRLGKE, from the coding sequence TTGCGGCGACAATTAACGGCTTGGTTCCGCGCCAATGCCCGCGAATTTCCCTGGCGAAGCGAACCGACGCCATACCGCGTCTGGGTCTGCGAGATCATGGCCCAACAGACGCGCTTGGAGACCGTATTGCCGTATTTCGAGCGATTCACGACGCGGTTTCCGGATATCGCTGCCCTCGCCGCCGCTTCCGAGGATGACGTCCTGGCGCTCTGGTCGGGGCTGGGCTATTACAGCCGGGCGCGTCATCTTTGGCGCGCGGCGCGAATGCTCGTCGACGATTTCGCCGGCGAACTGCCGCACGATTCGGCGGCCTTGCAGTCGTTGCCCGGCATCGGCCGCTACACCGCCGGCGCCATCCTTTCCCTTGCTTTCCGGCAATCGGCCCCGATTCTGGACGGCAACGTCAGTCGCGTGCTGGCGCGGTTGTTCGCCCTCGAAACGGATATCCGTTCGACGGAAACGCGGCATGTTCTTTGGCGGCTGGCGGCCGAATTGGTGCCGGAGCGTAATCCTCATCTTTTCAATGAGGGCCTGATGGAACTGGGCGCGCTGATTTGCACGCCCACCCGTCCGGCCTGCGGTTCCTGTCCGCTACGGCGGCAATGTCTGGCCCTGGCGCAGGAGAAAACCGAAATTCTGCCGAGGCGCGGAAAAGCGGCGCCGGCTCGCGCGGTCGACTTGCTAGTCGCGGCGATTTTCAACCGCCACGGACGGGTTCTGCTGTTGCGCAATGAATCGATAGGCTTGTTCGGCGGTTTGTGGGCATTGCCGCAGATCGCGGCTAACCGCCGGGATTCGATTCGTGTCGATAAACAAGAATTGAGCGGCTTTTGCCGCGAGTTGCTCGGCGCATCCCCGGCAAAATGGGATCGCGTCGGGAAAGCGGAACATCAACTGAGCCACCGCCGGTTGATCGCCACGGTTTATCGCGGCCGGCTCGACCGGATGGAACCGACACTCGCGCGGCCGCATCGTTGGATCGACCCGCTGAAACCGCCGGCCGATCTCGCCCTGGCGGCGTTTACCCGCAAATTGCTGCGGTTGGGCAAGGAATGA
- a CDS encoding NAD-dependent deacylase: MEEKITELARRIGQAKKIVVLSGAGLSAESGIPTFRGADGLWQKYNIFEIATPEAFERDPEMVWGFYNQRRTDALACEPNPAHYALRELEELVPDFLHITQNVDNLAQRVGMKNILELHGNLFATRCSQCDSPHPHLDGIVPFPTHCQRCGALVRPGVVWFGESVNKIGEAAHALRACQVFLVIGTSAQVQPAASLALLAKQQNAYVAEFNVEETDLSDTLDLLVLGPAGETLPRLIDRLKQHAR; encoded by the coding sequence ATGGAAGAAAAAATCACGGAACTGGCGCGGCGGATCGGGCAGGCGAAAAAAATCGTGGTCTTGTCCGGCGCCGGCTTGTCGGCCGAGAGCGGCATCCCCACGTTTCGCGGCGCCGACGGACTTTGGCAGAAATACAACATCTTCGAAATCGCCACCCCCGAAGCCTTCGAACGCGATCCGGAAATGGTGTGGGGGTTTTACAACCAGCGGCGGACCGACGCGCTGGCTTGCGAACCCAATCCGGCGCACTACGCCTTGCGCGAACTGGAAGAACTGGTCCCGGACTTCCTGCACATCACCCAGAACGTGGACAACCTTGCGCAGCGGGTCGGCATGAAAAATATCCTGGAGTTGCATGGCAACCTGTTCGCCACCCGTTGTTCGCAGTGCGACAGCCCTCATCCGCATCTGGATGGGATCGTGCCTTTTCCCACTCATTGCCAACGCTGCGGCGCCCTGGTGCGGCCGGGAGTGGTCTGGTTCGGCGAATCGGTCAATAAAATCGGCGAGGCGGCGCACGCCTTGCGCGCTTGCCAAGTATTCCTGGTGATCGGCACCAGCGCTCAAGTGCAACCGGCGGCCTCGCTGGCGTTGCTGGCCAAGCAGCAAAATGCCTACGTGGCCGAATTTAATGTCGAGGAAACGGACTTGTCCGACACCCTGGATCTGTTGGTTCTCGGTCCGGCCGGCGAAACCCTGCCGAGGCTGATCGATCGGCTGAAACAACACGCCCGCTGA